Sequence from the Verrucomicrobiia bacterium genome:
GACGATGACGAAGCAGGCGTTCTACTTCAGCAACATCGGCTTGTGGGTGTTGCCGGCGAATGCCTTCGCGCGCAATTTCGCAGGACATCTCATGCAGGTCCAGTGCGACCGCGAGCCGTTGCTCTCCTGTCATACCGCGATAGCGCTCGATCTGTTTCGTCAATGCCGTGGCAGCGTCCATGTCTTCTCAATACGCTAATTCACGGCGACTCACAACTTCAAACAGAGGAATGGCGAAAACAAGTTTGAGCCGTGACAATCAGCCGGACTTGTGGCAAACATATTGCGTTACCACGTATGAACGGACCACAAGCCTTTTGTCCACGCTGCAAGAAGGACACCGTTTTTGTCAATGCCGGCGGAATGCGCAGGTGCACAGTTTGTGGTTTCGAAACTGAACTGAGCGAGCCCCATGCGCCTGAGGCAGACTGGGTTGAATCAGCCGTGATGACTGTGGGGCACGTGTTGTTGCGCGTCATCCTTATTATAGGCGTCCTGCTGCTGGTTGGAGTGGCAGTGGTGTTCGCAAGCTGCGCCTTTCATTTCTAGCGCCCGCGCCTGCTTCCTAAATCCTATGAAGCTGATTCTCTTGCGCTATTTGCTGATGCTCGATGCAGCCGTTTTGTTGCTGATTGGGGGATTGTTGGTCTTTGCGCCAGGCCAGGTTGAAATAGTATTTCATTTTCACGACCTGCCAAATGCGGTGAATTACTTGCTCGGGTTATGGGGGTGCGTGTTTGTCACGCTGGGGGTTGGTTACGTGGTTGCTGCCACACATCCCATTCGACACCTGGTCTGGGTGCAGGTGGGCATCGCGCGCGGCGCACTGGAGTGCCTGCTCGGAGGGGTTTACCTGGCGCGCGGGGTCGTCACCTGGCAGCAGGCGGGTTTCGGGATTGTCACGGCGGCTTTGATTACGGGGGCTTACACCGCTCTTTATCCGCGCCGCCCTCTTCGGCCGCCGGCAGCCGCATGAATGATTCCATGGAGTTTTCCCGATGCCGGCTGAGACCATAGTTCCGCAAGAGCCCATGGCGGCCACCCCTGGCCGCTTGCTTAAATGCACCCGCAGCCGTTGCCCGGTGTGCCAGGCTGCCTGCCCTGCCGAGGTTTGGTTGCTGGGCGCTGCCCCGGCAAAAGTCTTTCTCCGGCGCTTTTGCGCCCAGCACGGTGAGGCCTCCGTTTGCATTGCGTCGGACGCGCGCTTTTACTGGGTCGCGCGCGGGAAGCCAGAAAATGCGGAACGATTGGGGGAATCTCCCACCCTGAAAACCGCGCCGTTTAAGAAGCAGGCCTGCTGCGCCGCCACCGGGTGCGCCTCCGGCACGCTGGGGCAGAATGCCGACGGACGCGGCGAAGGCCCCTTCGAGAAACTCTCCACCTGTCTGGCACTCATCGAGGTAGTTCAATCCTGCAACTTATCCTGTCCGACCTGCTACGCCGACTCACCAAACGGCGCGGCCAACCAGGTGACAGCAATCCCGCTTGCGGAGCTACAGACCAGAATCCAGGGGGTCATCGAGCGCAAAGGAGGCATCGAGATTCTGCAGCTTTCAGGAGGCGAGCCGACATTGCATCCCCAGTTTTTTGAGCTCGTTGAATGGGTCCAAAACCACCCCCAAATCGGCTACCTGCTGCTCAATACCAACGGAGTGCGCATTGCAACGGATGAACGATTTGCAAATCAATTGGGCCTGGCAGCTCGACACGGGCGGCTGCAAGTTTATCTCCAGTTCGATGGGGTTCAGGAGCAAGGGCAGCGCCTTTTGAGAGGAGGGGACCTGCGCTCGCTGCGCCAACGGGCTATCGAGCGCTGCGGCCAGATGAAGCTGCCTTTGACACTGGCAATGACGGTGACCCCGATGACCTTGGGCTGGCTTTGGGATGCAATTGAGTTTGGATTACAGCACTCGCACATTCGCGGCATCTGTTTCCAACCACTCTTCCGTTCGGGCCGCCTGCCTGTGCAGCCCGGAGAACGGCTGAACACAGCCGATATCATTTTGTCAGCGGTGGACCAGTCTAAAGGCCGGCTGCGTTTTGAAGATTTCACGCCTCTGCCTTGCGGCGATCCGAATTGCGCCACTATTGGTTACCTCCTGAGAGCAAACGGTCGCACCTATTCTGTGAGCGACTTCATCGATTTCTCACAGGTGCAGGGTTTCCTGAGGGACAAGGTTCGCTACAGACTTGAGGACCTGGTCCGCTGCGGCTGCGAGTCAGAACCGCTGGGCAAATTGTTAAAGCAGTTCGAGATGGACGCATCGAACACCTTCAGGATTCTGATCAAGCCTTTCATGGATGCCTGGACCTGGGACGAGGACCGCATTGACCGGTGCTGCACGCACGTGATTCGACCTGATGGCAAGCTCGATTCATTCTGCAGGTATTACTCCGGTTTCGCCGATATGAGAGCGGCGCCATGATGCTGGCCCCTTATGGCTGGCTGACCCTGGGCGGCCTGGCGGGGAGCCTGGCTTTGTGGCGTCGCATGGCTCGACGCGACCCGCGGTTGCTCACCATTTACCTGGCGGCGTTGGCCGGGGCATTGCTCGGGGCCAAAGTAGTGTATTTCCTTGCGGAGGGATACCTGCACTTAGGCGCGCCGGACATGTGGCGGCAACTGGCAACCGGCAAGAGCATCCTGGGGGGATTGCTGGGCGGCTACGCTGCCGTCGAGGCGGTAAAACGGTTTCTGGGATTTCCCGGCATGACTGGAGACCTGTTTGCGCTGATCGTGCCGGCCGGTGTCCTGGTGGGCCGTATCGGATGTTGGACGAGCGGTTGCTGTCAGGGAATCGCGTGCCAGCCCGCCTGGTTCACCGTGCAGGACGCATCAGGACAAACGCGATGGCCTGCTGTTCCCGTGGAAATGCTCTTTAACCTTCTGGCGTTGGTTATCATTCTTTGGCTGCGTCGGACAAAGCGCCTGCCAGGTCAGCACTTTCATATTTACCTGATCGGGTACGGTGCTTTCCGTTTCCTGCACGAATTCCTCCGTGAGGAGCCGCGGGTATTGGGCCCGTTCACCGGCTACCAAATCGCAGCCCTCGCGGTCCTGACGCTGGGCGCCGCTCGCTTCATTTCAAGGTCGCACAGGGAACACGACAAAATGAGCGCGGAGGAGCTTTGATCGATTCGGAAGCTTGTTGAAGCCTTTCATGTCTTCGCGTAAATTGCGGTCATGCAGGCCATCGCTGAAACTGGGGTGCTGCTGGGCTTATTCAACCTTGGAGGAAGGGAACTAATCCTCTGCCTCGCCTTGGTTGTCATCGTAGTTGGCGCCAGGAAGTTGCCAGAGCTTAGCCGAGGGCTGGGGCGGGGGATTTTCGAGTTTCGTGATTCAGCCCGGCGGGTGACAGAGGAAATCGATGAGGAGGCGAGCGAGGCGGGACGAGCGGTAGGAGGAATTTACGGGAAAGCGGCGGCCCAAGCGATAGCACCAGATAATCAGGTAGCGGAACTATATGATCCCGCAGTGTTTCGGAAAATAACCCAACCACGCAAACGCCCTAATTTTGTGATAAGGAGACTCCTCAGTCTCCGCGAAATGACGCGCCGGGTGCTGCGAGCAATTCGCGGCGTGGGGAGATAAGACGCTGCGCGTCATCAGCCAGTTTGGAGAAGAAACGACGAAGGTATTGTCTGTGGCTACTCGATGAGCAGGGCAAATTCCGCAGGACGCTCGGGTGTGTTCAGGCATTCGCGAAGGTAAGCAACGATTTGCTCTTCGAGCCCCTGGCAACGGGGAGTCCAGCGGCGGGCGCCGGCCAATTGCTTTACGCAGCCGCGCAGGCCATGGAACCGCAGGAGGCGCGGGCTTTGCCGCAGATGCTGCCGCAGCGCTTCGCGCAGGAGCGGAAAGAAAAGCAGTTCGCAACTCTGCCCGGAGTCCCGCGCCAGGCGGAACAAGTCCGATTCGACAACCCTTGTTGCGCGCGGAGCTTCCAGCGGGGCGGCAGGGAGGGGATTGAACCCGCGCAGCACCTTTTCCAGGGCCTCGGCAAACTCGGCGACCGACACGGTCTGCCGCCCCAACTCATGTTTGAAGAAATGGAAAACCGCTTTGGCGGCATGCCGCACAAAATCCGGCTCAAAGCACTGCCCGCTTTGACCGGTTAGCTCGATGGAAATCATGTCCGACGAGAACGGGACGCCCTCGCCGTTGGCCATTTCGAA
This genomic interval carries:
- a CDS encoding radical SAM protein, encoding MAATPGRLLKCTRSRCPVCQAACPAEVWLLGAAPAKVFLRRFCAQHGEASVCIASDARFYWVARGKPENAERLGESPTLKTAPFKKQACCAATGCASGTLGQNADGRGEGPFEKLSTCLALIEVVQSCNLSCPTCYADSPNGAANQVTAIPLAELQTRIQGVIERKGGIEILQLSGGEPTLHPQFFELVEWVQNHPQIGYLLLNTNGVRIATDERFANQLGLAARHGRLQVYLQFDGVQEQGQRLLRGGDLRSLRQRAIERCGQMKLPLTLAMTVTPMTLGWLWDAIEFGLQHSHIRGICFQPLFRSGRLPVQPGERLNTADIILSAVDQSKGRLRFEDFTPLPCGDPNCATIGYLLRANGRTYSVSDFIDFSQVQGFLRDKVRYRLEDLVRCGCESEPLGKLLKQFEMDASNTFRILIKPFMDAWTWDEDRIDRCCTHVIRPDGKLDSFCRYYSGFADMRAAP
- a CDS encoding prolipoprotein diacylglyceryl transferase family protein; the protein is MMLAPYGWLTLGGLAGSLALWRRMARRDPRLLTIYLAALAGALLGAKVVYFLAEGYLHLGAPDMWRQLATGKSILGGLLGGYAAVEAVKRFLGFPGMTGDLFALIVPAGVLVGRIGCWTSGCCQGIACQPAWFTVQDASGQTRWPAVPVEMLFNLLALVIILWLRRTKRLPGQHFHIYLIGYGAFRFLHEFLREEPRVLGPFTGYQIAALAVLTLGAARFISRSHREHDKMSAEEL
- a CDS encoding twin-arginine translocase TatA/TatE family subunit, with product MQAIAETGVLLGLFNLGGRELILCLALVVIVVGARKLPELSRGLGRGIFEFRDSARRVTEEIDEEASEAGRAVGGIYGKAAAQAIAPDNQVAELYDPAVFRKITQPRKRPNFVIRRLLSLREMTRRVLRAIRGVGR